CACCCCATACAAAAACACTGTGTCCCTTCAAAGAGATAAACTTCAGCTTGGGTTATAAAGATCTAACGAGAGAAATCTTCAGCGGTATAAGGTTAGCACATGCCTTTTTACCCTTCTATAACTTTATGGTGGATTTGAGGGATAAATTTCTTAAAGATATGGGGAAAACATTATTAACTGAGGAATTTATTGAAGAATTAGTTAAAGAGCTAAACACCTTTTATGACATTTATAAGCTTTCTATAGAATCTTTCTCTTAGAGAACCATGAGGTATTAGTTTTGGTTTTATTATGTGATACTTGTCGTATATTTTGAAAAAAATAGACGATCTCAATTTATGCAATTCCTCTTCACAGTTTTTAAGATCGTGTTCAAAGGAAATTTTTGCATTTCTCTCCTTTCTCAATTCTTCAATAAGTAGCTGTGTAGCTTTTATCTTTTTAAGAAGTTCATTCTGTGGATCCTGACATAGAAGATCGTAAGATAAAAATCCAAGTATATCATTAAACGTCATATGCCTGTCAATAAAAAGAAAAGCTTCGTAAAGTCTATCTTCACCTGTGTGTATGGTGGGATATCTCATAAAGGCTTCCGTTCTCTTTATCATAAGTTGACTTTTCCCAAGACTGTAAGCATACTCAAGGAGAGCTTCCCTTTTGACATTGTATATCTCTGTTACATCCACAAGAAGGTTATATCTGAATGTATTGTAAACTCCGTAAAGATAAAGCTCAAAAAGGGGTCTCTCTTCAAATATAGACAGTATCGAAAGGGATACAGCTATGTGATCGGGATGATGATCAAAAGGATGAGGGACATAAACCTTTTGGAAATCTGCGATCACTTTGCTGAGAGACGATCTTAGTTCAGGCAAGTGATGCGTAAGTTCTCCATCTGGAAAGTCCAGAAAAATCACCTTTCTTATGCCGAGAATCTCAGATACACGAAGGCATTCTTGTTTCCTTCTCTCCACATCAGTTTTTTCGTACAGTTTAGATCCATCTGTAACAACACAAAGATGAACTTTCACGCCTTCCCGTGTATGTTTGTAAATTGTACCACCACACCCGATCACTTCATCATCGGGATGAGGAGCTATCACGATAACAGAGCCTTTTTCATGTTCTCTCTCCATGAGATTAAAGAAAACCTCCTTGATATCTCGTTCGTAACGTATATCTTATAATACTCTCTTATACACCTGTATTGTTTAAGAATTCTGATCCTCTCTAAAATATCTTTTATGTCCAAACTCTCTATCAACAGACCATCCAAAAAGTTTCCTAACTCTTTTGCCACACCTACTTTTGCGGTTATAACGGGTATTCCGCATGCGAGGGCTTCCACAATGCTGAGTCCAAAACCTTCGTATCTTGAAGGAAACAAGAGAAAATCCGCAAGATTGTATATTAGAGGCATGTTCTCAAAGGGTACTTCCTTGAAAGTGGTTATGTCCTTGAGTACGGGGAGGGTATTCAGACCACCGCTTGAAATGACTTGGACCCAGAATATATCTCTGTAAGTGTAGCTTACCACTTCTCTGAATATATCGTAACCCTTTGTGTAGTCATTTCTCCCCACATACAACCCAACAAAGGCATCCTTGGGTATGTTAAACACCGACCTTGCTTTGAGTTTTTCCATAGGAGAGAACTGATGCATTACTGGATTGTGAACAACTATTATATCTTTCTCAACACCCATATATTTTTCAATCTCTTCCTTGACGCTCTCGCTAACAGCTATCAATCTGTTCGCCGCGTTACCTACGAAAACCTCAGATATATATCCGTTGAGATAGGCATTTCCTATGTAATCCTCAAAGTTCTCATAGCCTCTCATAATGTGGGAAAAGGCTAAATACAACATATGGAAAACTGCAACTGTTCTTCTCGCCTTTCCGGGAAAAAAGCCAAGACCTGCTATATTGTTGATTACCGCAAGGTCATATTTTTCTCCGCAGGAATGAGCGTGCCTACCTATCCAGTAAGGAAAGTAATCTCCAACCTTTTGTGTGTTATCCTTGTGGAATATATCCACCTGAAACCCCTCCTCCCTGAGGAGATCCCGCGTATGCAAAACAATCTTCTCCGTTCCACCCTTAAATTTAAGAGGATCATAAGATGTCATAATGATCGCTCGCATGTTCAAAATTATACCTAAAATGGACGCTTTAATACTTTCAGCTCCTTTATGCTAAGCCCAAAGCTCAATAAGTTAAATGCGGAATTTTACATAAAACTCATGAGGTACGCACCACAACTTTATGGACTTTTTTACGACACTCAAGCCAGAAGGCTCTCCTTTTTAAAGGAGAGATGAATGGCTAAAGACTACTTGACAAACTATTCAAAATGTGCCATACTGGGACAAACATCATGACAAAATTTGAAAAAATCAAGGAAACTCTCAGGGAAACCAAAGAAAGAAGGAAATTTCAAATAGCAAGAA
This genomic interval from Hydrogenobacter sp. contains the following:
- a CDS encoding glycosyltransferase family 4 protein — its product is MRAIIMTSYDPLKFKGGTEKIVLHTRDLLREEGFQVDIFHKDNTQKVGDYFPYWIGRHAHSCGEKYDLAVINNIAGLGFFPGKARRTVAVFHMLYLAFSHIMRGYENFEDYIGNAYLNGYISEVFVGNAANRLIAVSESVKEEIEKYMGVEKDIIVVHNPVMHQFSPMEKLKARSVFNIPKDAFVGLYVGRNDYTKGYDIFREVVSYTYRDIFWVQVISSGGLNTLPVLKDITTFKEVPFENMPLIYNLADFLLFPSRYEGFGLSIVEALACGIPVITAKVGVAKELGNFLDGLLIESLDIKDILERIRILKQYRCIREYYKIYVTNEISRRFSLISWRENMKKALLS
- a CDS encoding PIG-L deacetylase family protein, whose amino-acid sequence is MEREHEKGSVIVIAPHPDDEVIGCGGTIYKHTREGVKVHLCVVTDGSKLYEKTDVERRKQECLRVSEILGIRKVIFLDFPDGELTHHLPELRSSLSKVIADFQKVYVPHPFDHHPDHIAVSLSILSIFEERPLFELYLYGVYNTFRYNLLVDVTEIYNVKREALLEYAYSLGKSQLMIKRTEAFMRYPTIHTGEDRLYEAFLFIDRHMTFNDILGFLSYDLLCQDPQNELLKKIKATQLLIEELRKERNAKISFEHDLKNCEEELHKLRSSIFFKIYDKYHIIKPKLIPHGSLRERFYRKLINVIKGV